A stretch of Bombus huntii isolate Logan2020A chromosome 7, iyBomHunt1.1, whole genome shotgun sequence DNA encodes these proteins:
- the LOC126867256 gene encoding polyprenol reductase isoform X1, with protein MHNPLNTGSVLMVKSDGYVVYAFFVVPESSVALLCEARIIVSPANVAAYLPVLITRSFRYGKYSINYQSIIKNAEVPKRWFKHFYVLAAPLSSYVLYSIICKFLWTGNSSKNVIWILDICLGSFRQALVSPESTFIATLVLTLHCWKRFYETHFVSIFSDNMMNISHYLLGYIHYIGSLVCIIGESDGFVEGSEGNFSWRRITYLQLICAIICVLSSYVQLRTNFILSNLRYNKDRKITSTAYKIPHGGLFEYISGSLQFTEIIIYILLSIILWQSTNFHYITLWVIINQTVTAVLTHKWYIQTFKNYPMSRRILLPYIF; from the exons ATGCATAACCCTTTAAATACAGGATCAGTTCTTATGGTTAAGTCGGATGGCTATGTTGTCTATGCGTTTTTTGTAGTTCCTGAATCTTCGGTGGCGTTGTTGTGCGAGGCAAGGATTATCGTGTCGCCTGCAAATGTGGCAG CCTACCTGCCTGTTTTGATAACTCGTTCTTTTCGTTACGGTAAATACTCcattaattatcaatcaataattaaaaatgcagAAGTACCTAAAAG atggtttaaacatttttatgttttgGCTGCACCTCTTTCAAGCTATGTCTTATATtcgataatttgtaaatttttatggACGGGTAATAGTTCCAAAAATGTTATATGGATATTAGATATATGTTTGGGATCATTCAGACAAGCACTAG TATCACCAGAAAGTACATTTATAGCAACTCTGGTTTTAACTTTACACTGCTGGAAACGATTTTATGAAACACATTTTGTAAGTATCTTTAGTgataatatgatgaatattAGCCATTATTTATTGGGATACATACATTACATAGGATCTTTGGTATGTATCATAGGTGAATCTGATGGTTTTGTTGAAG GTTCAGAAGGAAACTTTTCCTGGAGAAgaattacatatttacaattaatatgTGCTATTATTTGTGTACTATCATCATATGTACAACTCAggacaaattttattcttagTAACTTACGATATAATAAAGATAGAAAGATTACTTCCACAGCATATAAAATACCACATGGTGGTCTGTTTGAGTATATATCAGGCTCATTGCAATTTacagagataattatttatatactaCTTTCTATTATCTTATGGCAAAGTactaattttcattatattacACTTTGGGTAATAATTAATCag aCTGTTACTGCTGTACTGACTCACAAATGGTATAtacaaacatttaaaaattatccAATGTCGCGAAGAATTCTACTtccttatattttttaa
- the LOC126867256 gene encoding polyprenol reductase isoform X2: MQINIIRIIFIFASLFTGILGLLLISMEAYLPVLITRSFRYGKYSINYQSIIKNAEVPKRWFKHFYVLAAPLSSYVLYSIICKFLWTGNSSKNVIWILDICLGSFRQALVSPESTFIATLVLTLHCWKRFYETHFVSIFSDNMMNISHYLLGYIHYIGSLVCIIGESDGFVEGSEGNFSWRRITYLQLICAIICVLSSYVQLRTNFILSNLRYNKDRKITSTAYKIPHGGLFEYISGSLQFTEIIIYILLSIILWQSTNFHYITLWVIINQTVTAVLTHKWYIQTFKNYPMSRRILLPYIF, from the exons atgcaaataaatattatacgtattatatttatttttgcttCGTTATTTACGGGTATTCTTGGACTATTACTCATTTCTATGGAAGCCTACCTGCCTGTTTTGATAACTCGTTCTTTTCGTTACGGTAAATACTCcattaattatcaatcaataattaaaaatgcagAAGTACCTAAAAG atggtttaaacatttttatgttttgGCTGCACCTCTTTCAAGCTATGTCTTATATtcgataatttgtaaatttttatggACGGGTAATAGTTCCAAAAATGTTATATGGATATTAGATATATGTTTGGGATCATTCAGACAAGCACTAG TATCACCAGAAAGTACATTTATAGCAACTCTGGTTTTAACTTTACACTGCTGGAAACGATTTTATGAAACACATTTTGTAAGTATCTTTAGTgataatatgatgaatattAGCCATTATTTATTGGGATACATACATTACATAGGATCTTTGGTATGTATCATAGGTGAATCTGATGGTTTTGTTGAAG GTTCAGAAGGAAACTTTTCCTGGAGAAgaattacatatttacaattaatatgTGCTATTATTTGTGTACTATCATCATATGTACAACTCAggacaaattttattcttagTAACTTACGATATAATAAAGATAGAAAGATTACTTCCACAGCATATAAAATACCACATGGTGGTCTGTTTGAGTATATATCAGGCTCATTGCAATTTacagagataattatttatatactaCTTTCTATTATCTTATGGCAAAGTactaattttcattatattacACTTTGGGTAATAATTAATCag aCTGTTACTGCTGTACTGACTCACAAATGGTATAtacaaacatttaaaaattatccAATGTCGCGAAGAATTCTACTtccttatattttttaa
- the LOC126867256 gene encoding polyprenol reductase isoform X3 produces the protein MHNPLNTGSVLMVKSDGYVVYAFFVVPESSVALLCEARIIVSPANVAAYLPVLITRSFRYGKYSINYQSIIKNAEVPKRWFKHFYVLAAPLSSYVLYSIICKFLWTGNSSKNVIWILDICLGSFRQALVSPESTFIATLVLTLHCWKRFYETHFVNLMVLLKVQKETFPGEELHIYN, from the exons ATGCATAACCCTTTAAATACAGGATCAGTTCTTATGGTTAAGTCGGATGGCTATGTTGTCTATGCGTTTTTTGTAGTTCCTGAATCTTCGGTGGCGTTGTTGTGCGAGGCAAGGATTATCGTGTCGCCTGCAAATGTGGCAG CCTACCTGCCTGTTTTGATAACTCGTTCTTTTCGTTACGGTAAATACTCcattaattatcaatcaataattaaaaatgcagAAGTACCTAAAAG atggtttaaacatttttatgttttgGCTGCACCTCTTTCAAGCTATGTCTTATATtcgataatttgtaaatttttatggACGGGTAATAGTTCCAAAAATGTTATATGGATATTAGATATATGTTTGGGATCATTCAGACAAGCACTAG TATCACCAGAAAGTACATTTATAGCAACTCTGGTTTTAACTTTACACTGCTGGAAACGATTTTATGAAACACATTTT GTGAATCTGATGGTTTTGTTGAAG GTTCAGAAGGAAACTTTTCCTGGAGAAgaattacatatttacaattaa
- the LOC126867251 gene encoding TNF receptor-associated factor 6-like encodes MAKSDNFKDHVKIAEENIVCGDALKEYLEPRFECPICLTWLRDPVLTSCGHKFCSQCIYTWLQKEGACCPVDSKSLKSENDLFRDLYTSREISQQRIPCLYQQFGCEIKMSPMDIEAHINGCSYKRSLADSQTVYCSFKNVGCMKTFHTEEDLHAHLEGNINIHLIMILNILTQLSVSKNNVDNIAAESKLWDPPPKNTTSIEKNEPPLEWQHLLKNLYERIVVLEQENKELSISISNYKTQLTTLQTSLRFSQEEMSLRSCNGVYIWRLHCFHEKLETMMNDSLKMFYSPGFYTSPNGYKICARINISSKDPESLSLLLHIMKSENDDGLDWPFNGTMYFVLVHPNNREKDIREITSSRPDLEAFRKPICELNKRSFGYTEFVRIRDLSDFLENDCLIFRIEVHVYDKFKISI; translated from the exons ATGGCCAAGTCGGACAATTTTAAAGATCATGTTAAGATAGCTGAAGAAAATATTGTC TGTGGTGATGCTTTGAAAGAATACCTTGAACCTAGATTCGAGTGTCCTATTTGTTTAACTTGGCTGCGTGATCCAGTTTTAACATCTTGTGGTCATAAATTCTGTTCGCAATGTATATACACTTGGCTtca aaaagaaGGTGCTTGTTGTCCAGTTGATAGCAAAAGTTTAAAATCTGAAAATGATTTATTCAGAGATTTATATACAAGCAGAGAGATATCACAACAACGAATACCTTGTCTCTACCAACAATTTGGCTGTGAAATTAAAATGTCCCCAATGGATATAGAAGCACATATAAATGGATGCTCATATAAAAGAAGTTTGGCAGATTCACAAACTGTCTATTGTTCCTTTAAGAATGTTGGTTGCATGAAAACTTTTCATACTGAGGAGGATTTACATGCACATTTAgaaggaaatataaatatccaTTTAATT ATGATCCTGAACATATTAACACAACTATCTGTTTCAAAAAATAACGTTGATAATATAGCTGCAGAATCTAAATTATGGGATCCTCCACCAAAAAATACAACTTCTATAGAAAAAAACGAACCACCATTAGAATGGCAACACTTATTAAA GAATCTATATGAAAGGATAGTGGTGCTGGAACAAGAAAACAAGGAACTATCTATAAGCATTTCTAATTACAAAACTCAACTCACAACTTTGCAAACTTCTTTACGATTTAGCCAGGAAGAAATGTCTTTACGTAGTTGTAATGGAGTTTATATTTGGAGATTACATTGTTTTCATGAGAAACTTGAAACCATGATGAATGattcgttaaaaatgttttatagcCCTGGCTTTTATACGAGCCCTAATGGTTACAAGATTTGTGCTAGAATTAATATATCTTCTAAAGATCCTGAATCTCTGTCACTCCTTCTGCATATAATGAAGTCAGAAAATGACGATGGTCTAGATTGGCCATTCAATGGAACAATGTACTTTGTTTTGGTTCACCCAAATAATCGGGAGAAAGATATACGAGAAATAACTTCATCAAGACCAGATCTTGAAGCATTTAGAAAACCAATATGTGAACTCAATAAGCGCAGTTTTGGTTATACAGAATTTGTGCGAATACGAGATTTATCTGATTTTTTGGAAAATGATTGTTTAATTTTCAGGATAGAAGTTCATGTgtatgataaatttaaaatatcaatataa